In bacterium, one genomic interval encodes:
- a CDS encoding OPT/YSL family transporter — protein MSDEVQNKTVEERDRDWYENVYQRDVPQLTARAVISGMLFGGIMSLSNLYVGLKSGWGLGVDIVAVILIFSIFKGLKSAGLVRKEFGMMENTIMMTVAVAASWISSAGLVSAVPALSMLTGYEFVWWQLAILIGGILYLGLFMAIPLKRQMIQVDNLRFPGNIPTGETLKAMYSKGTEAVSKAKALGLAGVSGMLIAGLRDGLEWIPAQLAIPASIARVGMGKLTLTFEPSLIFIGIGALFGIKIGLSMLFGLVLNYGVLAPNLINDKIIKHNPPQITAAALIAAPVTIQAGESIALTLEEANVSPELSAGADTKHLRYTWYQAKSYTTNEQIIADLNAMQLGNGQPNPLYGVVSVRDTLSKANGPESRALFFEASKAVFWEAKLTLDKEQSSPKIVAALGFEPGQFRQQNVGGFRNISAWSLWPGATILVVGGLLALAFQWRTLGRTFGSIFSSFGKRKDSEKSGVLDDIEIPLKWFAPGFIITGILCVVTLTTMFGSFGVAWYMGVIAVLLTFILAAVASRAGAEVGINPIGALGKVTQLTFGVISAGNVTSNLMTAGITAGAAASCSDTIGNLKVGHMVGANPRKQFIAQLFGVLAGALLAVPAYFILVPDVSVLGGDKFPAPSALVWMGVAKVLAQGLSTLPQSAVIAMGVAFVMAVVIIVAEKMFPKIKPYTPNPTALGIAMTIPAYTSFAMFLGALIAYFMEKRAPKANDMYTIPVASGLIGGESIMGVLIAALIAFGIL, from the coding sequence ATGTCCGATGAAGTCCAAAACAAGACCGTAGAAGAACGCGATCGCGATTGGTACGAGAATGTCTATCAACGTGATGTGCCGCAGTTAACGGCCCGCGCCGTGATATCTGGTATGCTGTTTGGCGGCATTATGTCGCTCTCAAATCTGTATGTCGGTTTGAAATCCGGCTGGGGATTGGGTGTGGACATTGTAGCGGTCATATTGATTTTCTCGATCTTCAAGGGTCTGAAGAGTGCGGGACTCGTGCGCAAAGAGTTCGGCATGATGGAAAACACGATCATGATGACAGTGGCCGTGGCCGCGAGTTGGATTTCATCGGCGGGCCTCGTGTCGGCGGTACCGGCGCTTTCCATGTTGACCGGCTACGAGTTCGTATGGTGGCAACTGGCTATTTTGATCGGCGGTATTCTCTACCTCGGTCTGTTTATGGCAATTCCGCTGAAGCGGCAGATGATTCAAGTGGACAATCTGCGCTTTCCCGGCAACATCCCGACCGGTGAGACGCTGAAAGCGATGTACTCAAAGGGCACCGAGGCCGTGAGCAAGGCGAAAGCACTGGGCCTCGCGGGTGTATCGGGAATGCTGATCGCCGGTTTGCGCGACGGTCTTGAATGGATTCCGGCGCAATTGGCGATTCCGGCATCCATCGCGCGTGTCGGCATGGGTAAATTGACATTAACGTTTGAGCCGAGTCTGATATTCATTGGCATCGGCGCGTTGTTTGGCATCAAGATCGGCTTGAGCATGCTGTTTGGGTTAGTGCTGAACTATGGCGTGCTTGCACCCAATCTGATCAACGACAAGATCATCAAGCACAATCCGCCGCAGATCACCGCAGCGGCGCTGATCGCCGCGCCTGTGACGATTCAGGCTGGCGAGAGTATCGCTCTGACCCTTGAAGAGGCCAATGTCAGCCCCGAGCTGTCGGCGGGCGCGGACACGAAGCATCTACGCTACACATGGTATCAGGCCAAGTCCTATACCACCAATGAGCAAATCATCGCCGATTTGAACGCTATGCAGCTTGGTAACGGTCAACCGAATCCGCTGTACGGGGTGGTGAGCGTCCGCGACACGCTGAGCAAGGCTAATGGCCCGGAGTCGCGCGCGCTGTTCTTTGAAGCGTCGAAAGCGGTTTTCTGGGAAGCGAAGTTGACGTTGGACAAAGAGCAGTCATCGCCCAAGATTGTCGCGGCACTGGGATTCGAACCGGGCCAATTCCGCCAGCAGAATGTCGGTGGTTTTCGCAACATCAGCGCGTGGTCGTTGTGGCCGGGCGCGACAATATTGGTCGTCGGCGGCCTGCTTGCTCTGGCCTTCCAGTGGCGTACGCTGGGCCGGACGTTCGGGAGTATTTTCAGCAGCTTCGGCAAGCGCAAAGACAGCGAGAAGTCAGGCGTGCTCGATGACATCGAGATTCCGCTCAAGTGGTTTGCGCCGGGCTTCATCATTACCGGAATTCTCTGCGTCGTGACTTTGACGACGATGTTCGGCAGCTTCGGCGTGGCGTGGTATATGGGCGTGATTGCCGTATTGCTCACATTCATCCTCGCGGCGGTGGCGTCGCGCGCCGGCGCGGAAGTCGGCATCAACCCGATCGGCGCGCTGGGCAAGGTTACGCAGTTGACGTTTGGTGTGATCTCGGCAGGCAACGTGACCTCGAACCTCATGACAGCGGGGATCACGGCCGGGGCGGCGGCAAGCTGCAGCGACACGATTGGAAATCTCAAGGTCGGCCACATGGTCGGCGCGAACCCGCGCAAGCAATTTATCGCGCAGTTGTTCGGCGTATTGGCGGGCGCGTTGCTGGCCGTTCCGGCGTACTTCATTCTCGTGCCCGATGTGAGCGTGTTGGGTGGCGACAAGTTCCCGGCGCCGTCGGCCCTGGTTTGGATGGGTGTGGCCAAGGTCCTGGCGCAAGGCCTAAGCACGCTGCCGCAGAGTGCGGTGATTGCGATGGGTGTGGCCTTTGTGATGGCCGTCGTCATAATCGTCGCCGAGAAGATGTTCCCCAAGATCAAGCCCTACACGCCGAATCCGACCGCGCTGGGTATTGCGATGACGATTCCGGCTTACACGAGCTTTGCGATGTTTCTGGGAGCGTTAATCGCTTATTTCATGGAGAAGCGCGCACCCAAAGCCAATGATATGTATACGATTCC